The genomic segment GCCGTGCGCAGATGCCCGGCGGTCAACGTGCGCCTGAGCGGAAACGAATTTCAGCAGATGCAGGACGTGAACATCGGCGTCGCCGTCGCCGTCGAGAACGGCCTCATGGTCCCCGTCATCCGGGGAGCCGATCAGAAAGGGATCGATCAGATCGCAAGAGAGAGCCGCGCGCTGTCAACAGCCGCCCGGGCGGGCACTTTGGGTCTTGATGCGATGGCGGGCGGCACGTTCACCATCACGAATCTCGGCGCGATGGGAGTCGATCACTTCTCG from the bacterium genome contains:
- a CDS encoding 2-oxo acid dehydrogenase subunit E2 → AVRRCPAVNVRLSGNEFQQMQDVNIGVAVAVENGLMVPVIRGADQKGIDQIARESRALSTAARAGTLGLDAMAGGTFTITNLGAMGVDHFSAIINFPESAILSVGAARPRAVVRGGEVVPRTTCYFGINADHRLVDGAPAAAFLATLKEMLEHPKVMPA